A window from Pseudomonas moraviensis encodes these proteins:
- a CDS encoding glucose 1-dehydrogenase: MQISLAHQVALVTGASSGIGHGAAKALAAAGAAVVINYNSSAGPAEELAAQINAKGGKALAIGADVSKEDEVERLFKETVDAFGSLDILVANSGLQKDAAAVDMTLDDWNTVIGVNLTGQFLCARAALRIFQRQGVREGVSRAAGKIIHMSSVHQRIPWAGHVNYAASKGGVDQLMQSLAQEVSHQRIRINSIAPGAISTAINADATAGEAGKKLLELIPYGRIGDVEDVANAVVFLASDLSDYIVGTTLFIDGGMSLYPEFRGNG; encoded by the coding sequence ATGCAGATCTCCCTCGCTCATCAGGTGGCACTGGTCACCGGCGCCAGCTCCGGCATCGGCCATGGCGCCGCGAAAGCACTCGCCGCGGCCGGCGCTGCGGTCGTGATCAACTACAACAGCAGCGCCGGCCCCGCTGAAGAACTGGCCGCGCAAATCAACGCCAAGGGCGGTAAAGCACTGGCCATCGGTGCCGACGTCTCGAAAGAGGACGAGGTCGAACGGCTGTTCAAAGAGACCGTCGACGCGTTCGGTTCGCTGGACATTCTGGTGGCCAATTCCGGCCTGCAAAAAGACGCTGCCGCCGTGGACATGACGCTCGACGACTGGAATACGGTGATCGGCGTCAACCTCACCGGGCAGTTCCTTTGCGCGCGTGCAGCGTTGCGGATTTTCCAGCGTCAGGGCGTGCGCGAAGGCGTGTCGCGCGCGGCGGGCAAGATCATTCACATGAGCTCGGTGCACCAGCGCATTCCATGGGCCGGGCATGTCAATTATGCGGCGTCCAAGGGCGGCGTCGATCAATTGATGCAGAGCCTCGCCCAGGAAGTCAGCCACCAGCGCATCCGCATCAACAGCATCGCGCCCGGTGCGATCAGCACTGCGATCAACGCTGACGCCACCGCAGGCGAAGCCGGCAAAAAGCTTCTCGAACTGATTCCCTACGGACGCATTGGTGACGTCGAGGACGTTGCCAATGCAGTGGTCTTCCTCGCTTCCGACCTGTCCGATTACATCGTCGGCACCACCCTGTTCATCGATGGCGGGATGAGCCTCTATCCGGAGTTTCGTGGCAATGGCTGA
- a CDS encoding glycoside hydrolase family 15 protein has translation MAEPEMEQQSAIGAHGIIGDMRSAALVNDKGSVDFFCWPEFDSPTIFCSLLDTPEAGIFQLAPDLPDARREQIYLPDTNVLQTRWLSEHAVVEITDLLPIGDDVDSLPLLMRRVRVVSGSATFNLRCAVRHDYGRAETRAEMDEKDVTFHATGQPSLRLASDQTLQVGAQAAVAQFTLKHNETAAFMLGGIDDPRFTEGAAELCMERTLKYWRGWIGQSNYRGRWREMVNRSALALKLLTSRRQGAILAAATFGLPETPGGERNWDYRYTWIRDASFTVYAFMRLGFVDEANHYMQWLRGRVSDCCGKPMKLNILYAIDGQQELPETELTHLAGHGGARPVRIGNGAYEQVQLDIFGELMDAVYLVNKYGDAISHEGWRHVGEVVDQVCENWQTEDVGIWEMRGETHHFLHSRLMCWVALDRAIRLASKRSLPAPFARWDQTRQAIYTDIWDNFWDEERGHFVQYKGGTALDGSMLLMPLVRFVSAKDPRWLSTLEAIEKTLVRDGMVYRYRNEDANIDGLNGTEGAFAACSFWYVECLARAGQVEKAHLEFEQLLRYANPLGLYAEEFDSHGRHLGNTPQALTHLALISAASFLDRKLSGEKSSWQP, from the coding sequence ATGGCTGAGCCTGAAATGGAACAACAGAGCGCCATCGGTGCTCACGGCATCATCGGCGACATGCGCAGCGCCGCGCTGGTCAATGACAAGGGCAGCGTGGATTTTTTCTGCTGGCCGGAGTTCGACAGCCCGACGATTTTCTGCTCGCTGCTCGACACCCCAGAGGCAGGCATTTTCCAGCTCGCGCCGGACTTGCCGGACGCACGCCGGGAACAGATTTATCTGCCCGACACCAACGTCTTGCAGACCCGTTGGCTGAGCGAACACGCCGTGGTGGAGATTACCGATCTGCTGCCCATCGGTGACGATGTCGATTCCCTGCCGCTGCTGATGCGCCGGGTGCGAGTGGTCAGCGGCTCGGCGACGTTCAACCTGCGTTGCGCGGTACGTCACGACTACGGCCGCGCCGAAACCCGGGCGGAGATGGACGAAAAAGACGTGACGTTCCACGCCACTGGTCAGCCGTCGCTACGCCTGGCTTCAGATCAAACCCTGCAGGTCGGCGCACAGGCAGCCGTCGCGCAATTCACCCTCAAGCACAATGAAACCGCCGCGTTCATGCTCGGCGGCATTGATGATCCGCGTTTCACCGAGGGCGCTGCCGAGCTGTGCATGGAGCGCACATTGAAATACTGGCGCGGCTGGATCGGCCAATCCAACTATCGCGGCCGGTGGCGGGAAATGGTCAATCGCTCCGCCCTTGCCCTGAAACTGCTGACCTCGCGCCGCCAAGGTGCGATCCTCGCCGCCGCCACCTTTGGCCTGCCGGAAACCCCCGGGGGCGAGCGCAACTGGGATTATCGCTACACGTGGATTCGCGATGCGTCGTTCACGGTTTATGCGTTCATGCGCCTGGGCTTCGTCGACGAGGCCAACCACTACATGCAATGGTTGCGCGGACGGGTCAGCGATTGCTGCGGCAAACCGATGAAGCTCAACATCCTCTATGCCATCGACGGCCAGCAGGAGTTGCCGGAAACCGAACTCACGCACCTGGCCGGCCACGGCGGCGCGCGACCGGTGCGCATCGGCAACGGTGCCTACGAGCAGGTCCAGCTGGACATCTTCGGCGAACTGATGGACGCCGTGTATCTGGTCAACAAATACGGTGACGCGATTTCCCATGAAGGCTGGCGGCACGTCGGCGAAGTGGTCGATCAGGTCTGTGAGAACTGGCAGACCGAGGATGTCGGCATCTGGGAGATGCGCGGTGAGACCCATCATTTCCTGCACTCGCGGCTGATGTGCTGGGTGGCCCTGGACCGCGCAATCCGTCTGGCTTCCAAGCGTTCGCTGCCGGCGCCGTTCGCCCGTTGGGATCAGACCCGGCAAGCGATCTACACCGACATCTGGGACAACTTCTGGGATGAAGAACGCGGGCATTTCGTTCAGTACAAGGGCGGCACCGCGCTGGACGGCTCGATGCTGCTGATGCCGCTGGTGCGTTTCGTCAGCGCCAAGGACCCGCGCTGGCTCTCGACTCTGGAAGCGATCGAAAAAACCCTGGTGCGCGACGGCATGGTCTATCGCTATCGCAACGAAGACGCCAACATCGATGGCCTCAACGGCACCGAAGGCGCATTCGCTGCGTGCTCGTTCTGGTACGTCGAATGCCTCGCGCGCGCCGGGCAGGTGGAAAAAGCCCATCTGGAGTTCGAGCAGTTGCTGCGTTACGCCAACCCGCTGGGGCTGTACGCCGAAGAGTTCGACAGCCATGGCCGCCATCTGGGTAACACGCCGCAAGCGCTGACGCATCTGGCGCTGATCAGTGCAGCGAGTTTTCTTGATCGCAAGTTGAGTGGCGAGAAGAGTTCCTGGCAGCCGTAA
- a CDS encoding GlxA family transcriptional regulator yields the protein MSKAIHVLAFANMQILDVTGPLQVFASANDLARQRGLPTPYAPSVIASGGGAVLSSAGLAVLAEPLPQTPSDTLIIAGGWGIYAASEDRQLVDWVREHAHGCRRVASVCTGAFLLAASGWLDGRRVVTHWTRCEQLAEQHPNLRVEANPIFINDGPVWTSAGVTAGIDLALAMVEEDLGRDIALDVARHLVVFLKRPGGQSQFSVTLSLQQQGNRFDELHAWIAENLTCDLGIPTLAEQAGMSERSFIRHYRADTGQTPARAIELIRVETARRLLSDTGLPVKRIAANCGFGSEETLRRSFLRAIGVTPQAYRERFSVSVAADPVLP from the coding sequence ATGTCCAAAGCCATTCACGTCCTCGCGTTTGCCAACATGCAGATTCTTGATGTCACCGGGCCGTTGCAGGTGTTTGCCTCGGCCAATGATCTCGCCCGCCAGCGCGGGTTGCCGACGCCCTACGCGCCGAGCGTGATCGCCAGCGGTGGCGGGGCGGTGCTGTCGTCGGCGGGGTTGGCGGTGCTCGCCGAACCGTTGCCGCAAACGCCCAGCGACACATTGATCATCGCCGGTGGCTGGGGCATTTATGCGGCATCGGAAGATCGGCAACTGGTCGACTGGGTGCGCGAACATGCGCACGGCTGCCGGCGCGTTGCTTCGGTGTGCACCGGGGCCTTTCTGCTCGCGGCCAGCGGCTGGCTCGACGGCCGCCGCGTGGTCACGCACTGGACCCGCTGCGAACAATTGGCCGAGCAACATCCGAATCTGCGTGTGGAAGCCAACCCGATTTTCATCAACGACGGCCCGGTGTGGACTTCCGCCGGGGTCACGGCGGGTATCGATCTGGCGCTGGCGATGGTCGAAGAAGACCTCGGTCGCGACATTGCCCTCGACGTGGCCCGGCATTTAGTGGTGTTCCTCAAACGCCCGGGCGGGCAGTCGCAATTCAGTGTGACGCTGTCGCTGCAACAACAGGGCAACCGCTTCGATGAACTGCACGCCTGGATCGCCGAGAACCTGACCTGTGATCTCGGCATCCCGACCCTCGCCGAACAGGCCGGCATGAGCGAACGCAGCTTCATCCGCCACTACCGCGCCGACACCGGCCAGACCCCGGCGCGGGCGATCGAATTGATCCGCGTCGAAACCGCCCGGCGACTGCTCAGCGATACCGGCCTGCCGGTCAAACGCATCGCGGCCAATTGCGGGTTTGGCAGCGAAGAGACACTGCGGCGCAGTTTTCTGCGGGCTATTGGCGTGACGCCGCAGGCTTATCGGGAGCGGTTTTCGGTCAGCGTTGCAGCAGATCCAGTATTGCCGTGA
- the inhA gene encoding isonitrile hydratase produces MTLQIGFLLFPQVQQLDLTGPYDVLASLPDVQVHLVWKDLMPVTSSTGLLLKPTTTFDDCPDLDVICVPGGGGVGPLMEDQQTLDFIKRQAAQAGYVTSVCTGSLVLGAAGLLQGKRATTHWAYHELLPKLGAIAVKDRVVRDGNLFTGGGITAGIDFALVLAAELVDADTAQLVQLQLEYAPAPPFNAGSPDVAPSAVVDEARLRAAPSFKLRTEITERAAANLNLR; encoded by the coding sequence ATGACGCTGCAGATCGGTTTTCTGTTATTCCCGCAGGTTCAGCAACTCGACCTGACCGGCCCTTACGACGTGCTCGCCTCGCTGCCCGACGTGCAGGTGCATCTGGTCTGGAAGGACCTGATGCCGGTGACGTCCAGCACCGGCCTGCTGCTGAAACCGACCACGACCTTCGACGACTGCCCGGATCTCGATGTGATCTGCGTGCCCGGCGGTGGCGGCGTCGGGCCGTTGATGGAAGACCAGCAGACGCTGGATTTCATCAAGCGCCAGGCCGCCCAGGCAGGTTATGTGACCTCGGTGTGCACCGGCTCGCTGGTACTTGGCGCGGCGGGTCTGCTGCAAGGCAAACGCGCGACCACCCATTGGGCGTATCACGAGTTGCTGCCGAAGCTGGGGGCGATTGCGGTGAAGGATCGGGTGGTGCGCGACGGCAATCTGTTTACCGGTGGCGGGATCACCGCCGGGATCGATTTTGCCTTGGTATTGGCCGCTGAATTGGTTGATGCGGATACCGCGCAGCTGGTGCAGTTGCAGCTGGAATACGCCCCGGCGCCGCCGTTCAATGCCGGCAGCCCGGACGTGGCACCGAGTGCAGTTGTCGACGAAGCACGGTTGCGCGCGGCGCCTTCGTTCAAGCTGCGTACCGAGATTACCGAGCGCGCGGCGGCCAACCTGAATCTGCGCTGA
- a CDS encoding CPBP family intramembrane glutamic endopeptidase — translation MKALPWLYLALLGLGYGLALSYGQPGWLALISVGLLLFAAFAVRQQQVPVARWLGHGLFVVLALALALHWLPGFANGRAINPQRFTENAVPFAMYLNLDKPLVGFWLLLVCPWIVARRSLRLTVYATALALTLCAILALGGALLLGVIAWAPKWPDQAWLWVLNNLLLVTLVEEALFRGYIQGGLSRRLKHLPYGDNLALLSASLLFGLVHAGAGWTWVLLAGLAGVGYGLAYRFGGLGAAIATHFGLNLLHFGLFTYPMLAS, via the coding sequence ATGAAGGCGCTGCCCTGGCTCTATCTTGCGCTGCTCGGCCTCGGTTACGGACTGGCCCTGAGCTACGGCCAACCCGGTTGGCTGGCATTGATCTCCGTGGGGCTTTTGCTGTTCGCCGCGTTCGCCGTGCGCCAGCAACAGGTGCCGGTCGCGCGCTGGCTCGGCCACGGCCTGTTTGTCGTCCTGGCCCTGGCATTGGCGCTGCACTGGCTGCCGGGTTTCGCCAACGGCCGCGCGATCAATCCACAACGTTTCACTGAAAACGCCGTGCCGTTCGCGATGTACCTCAACCTCGACAAACCGCTGGTGGGTTTCTGGCTGCTGCTGGTGTGCCCGTGGATCGTTGCGCGGCGGTCGTTGCGACTGACGGTCTACGCCACCGCCCTCGCCCTGACGCTGTGCGCGATTCTCGCCCTCGGCGGTGCGCTGCTGCTCGGCGTGATTGCCTGGGCGCCAAAGTGGCCGGATCAGGCCTGGCTCTGGGTGCTGAACAATCTGCTGCTGGTGACGCTGGTCGAGGAAGCGCTGTTTCGCGGCTATATACAGGGCGGACTCAGCCGTCGTCTCAAGCACTTGCCGTATGGCGACAACCTCGCGCTGCTGTCGGCCTCGCTGCTCTTCGGTCTGGTGCATGCCGGCGCCGGCTGGACCTGGGTGTTGCTGGCGGGACTGGCCGGGGTCGGCTATGGTCTGGCCTACCGTTTCGGCGGACTGGGCGCGGCGATCGCCACGCATTTCGGCCTGAACCTGTTGCACTTCGGCCTGTTCACCTATCCGATGCTGGCCAGTTGA
- a CDS encoding methyl-accepting chemotaxis protein — translation MRNNQPITQRERTFPAQQRLISTTDAKGVITYCNDAFVEISGFSREELIRAPHNLVRHPDVPSAVFSHMWGTLKQGLPWMGIVKNRCKSGDHYWVNAYVTPVFDGSQVIGYESVRVKPTAEQIRRAEALYQRINQGKSAIPSTDKWLPILQDWLPFILVSQLSFMIGATLNSQWGFALAAGLSVPLGLMGLQWQQRGLKRLLRLAEQTTSDPLIAQMYTDSRGAQARLEMSILSQEARLKTCLTRLQDTAEHLTDQAKQSDALAHNSSTGLERQRVETEQVATAVNQMAATTQEVASHVQRTADATQEANRLTGRGRDIAGETREAIQRLSVVVGETGLTVTQLAKDSDEIGGVVDVIKGIADQTNLLALNAAIEAARAGEMGRGFAVVADEVRQLAQRTSESTGQIHALIAKLQQTASSAVQTMEAGHRQAEEGVARVLEADQALVGISEAVANITDMTTQIAAATEEQSAVAEEISRNISNISELADQTSEQAHNSALLSEELTKTANTQYSLVERFNR, via the coding sequence ATGCGTAACAACCAGCCCATTACACAACGCGAGCGGACCTTTCCAGCTCAGCAACGGTTGATTTCCACCACCGATGCCAAGGGCGTGATCACCTACTGCAACGACGCGTTCGTTGAAATCAGCGGGTTTTCGCGGGAGGAACTGATCCGGGCGCCGCACAATCTGGTCCGTCACCCTGACGTGCCGTCGGCGGTGTTCTCGCACATGTGGGGCACATTGAAACAAGGCTTGCCATGGATGGGCATTGTCAAGAATCGCTGCAAATCCGGTGACCACTATTGGGTTAACGCCTACGTCACGCCGGTGTTTGATGGCAGCCAGGTAATCGGTTACGAGTCGGTGCGCGTCAAACCCACCGCCGAACAGATCCGCCGCGCCGAAGCGCTCTATCAACGCATCAATCAGGGCAAGTCGGCGATTCCTTCGACGGACAAATGGCTGCCGATCCTGCAGGACTGGTTGCCGTTCATTCTGGTCAGCCAGTTGAGCTTCATGATCGGCGCGACGCTGAACTCGCAGTGGGGCTTCGCCCTTGCCGCCGGTCTGTCGGTGCCGCTGGGCCTGATGGGCCTGCAATGGCAGCAACGCGGGCTCAAGCGCCTGCTGCGCCTCGCCGAGCAGACCACCTCCGACCCGCTGATCGCGCAGATGTACACCGACAGCCGTGGCGCCCAGGCGCGTCTGGAGATGTCGATCCTCAGCCAGGAAGCGCGCCTGAAAACCTGCCTGACCCGTCTGCAGGACACCGCCGAACACCTGACCGATCAGGCCAAGCAGTCCGACGCCCTGGCGCACAACAGCTCGACCGGCCTGGAACGCCAGCGCGTGGAAACCGAACAGGTCGCCACCGCCGTCAACCAAATGGCCGCCACCACCCAGGAAGTCGCCAGCCACGTACAACGCACCGCTGACGCCACCCAGGAAGCCAACCGCCTGACCGGGCGCGGCCGTGACATCGCCGGGGAAACCCGCGAAGCCATTCAGCGTTTGTCCGTGGTTGTTGGGGAAACCGGCCTGACCGTGACGCAACTGGCCAAGGACAGCGACGAAATCGGCGGCGTGGTCGACGTGATCAAAGGCATCGCCGACCAGACCAACCTGCTTGCCCTTAACGCCGCCATCGAGGCTGCACGTGCCGGCGAGATGGGCCGTGGTTTTGCCGTGGTGGCTGACGAAGTTCGTCAACTGGCGCAACGCACCAGCGAATCCACCGGGCAGATTCACGCGCTGATTGCCAAGTTGCAACAGACCGCGTCCAGCGCTGTGCAAACCATGGAAGCCGGACATCGTCAGGCCGAAGAAGGCGTGGCGCGGGTACTGGAAGCGGATCAGGCCCTGGTCGGGATCAGTGAAGCGGTGGCCAACATCACCGACATGACCACACAGATTGCTGCCGCGACCGAAGAGCAAAGTGCCGTGGCTGAAGAAATCAGCCGCAACATCAGCAATATCTCGGAACTGGCGGATCAGACGTCGGAACAGGCGCATAACTCGGCGTTGCTGAGTGAAGAGCTGACCAAGACGGCCAACACGCAGTACTCGTTGGTAGAGCGGTTTAACCGCTGA
- a CDS encoding DUF6124 family protein, whose product MFKVTPNPPTPHGPDLDSQKVKEATDRALDYYLKPEDLGAPPSSPKYRPVYVVDPTLDDETLLVEACESLSYAHAMAGNIANSIGGPERKPLLALQQVIMLNELLVNRLLDKLKLP is encoded by the coding sequence ATGTTCAAAGTAACCCCCAACCCGCCAACCCCCCACGGCCCCGATCTCGACTCGCAAAAAGTCAAAGAGGCCACCGACCGCGCTCTCGACTACTACCTCAAACCTGAAGATCTAGGCGCTCCACCAAGCTCGCCAAAATATCGCCCCGTCTATGTTGTAGACCCCACGCTGGATGACGAAACCCTGCTGGTCGAGGCTTGCGAGTCGCTTTCCTACGCCCATGCCATGGCCGGTAACATCGCCAACTCAATCGGCGGCCCGGAACGCAAACCACTGCTGGCGCTGCAACAGGTGATCATGCTGAACGAACTGTTGGTCAATCGGCTGCTGGACAAGCTGAAGTTGCCTTAG
- a CDS encoding DUF6124 family protein: MFKVTPNPPIPHDPALDPQKVQEATDRALDYYLKPEDLAAPPSSPKYRPIYVVDPTLGDETLLVEACESLSYAHAMAGNIANSIGGPERKPLLALQQVIMLNELLVNRLLDKLKLPQ, encoded by the coding sequence ATGTTCAAAGTAACCCCCAACCCGCCAATCCCCCACGACCCCGCACTCGATCCGCAAAAAGTCCAGGAAGCCACCGACCGCGCCCTCGACTACTACCTCAAACCCGAAGACCTGGCTGCTCCACCAAGTTCACCAAAATATCGCCCGATCTACGTTGTAGACCCCACGCTGGGTGACGAAACCCTGCTGGTCGAGGCTTGCGAGTCGCTTTCCTACGCCCATGCCATGGCCGGTAACATCGCCAACTCAATCGGCGGCCCGGAACGCAAACCACTGCTGGCGCTGCAACAGGTGATCATGCTGAATGAACTGTTGGTCAATCGGCTGCTGGACAAGCTGAAGTTGCCTCAATAA
- a CDS encoding alpha/beta family hydrolase, giving the protein MDKQHKASIDGDQWAQCVRDHGWLWDAAVGEAFATLILAHGAGAPMDSDWMNDMAGRLAGLGVNVLRFEFPYMAQRRVDGVKRPPNPAGKLQECWREVFAVVRRHVAGRLAIGGKSMGGRMASLVADELGADGLVCLGYPFYAAGKREKPRVEHLALLRTRTLIVQGERDALGNREAVEAYTLSPSIEVMWLAAGDHDLKPLKASGFTHSDHLAGAAQKVAEFLRD; this is encoded by the coding sequence ATGGACAAACAGCACAAGGCCAGTATTGACGGGGATCAATGGGCGCAGTGTGTGCGTGATCATGGGTGGCTGTGGGATGCCGCTGTTGGTGAGGCTTTTGCGACTCTGATCCTTGCGCATGGAGCGGGGGCGCCGATGGATAGTGACTGGATGAATGACATGGCTGGGCGCCTTGCCGGGCTTGGGGTGAATGTGTTGCGGTTTGAGTTTCCTTATATGGCGCAGCGGCGGGTGGATGGGGTAAAGCGGCCGCCGAATCCTGCTGGGAAATTGCAGGAGTGTTGGCGTGAGGTGTTTGCGGTGGTGCGGCGTCATGTCGCTGGGCGGTTGGCGATTGGCGGCAAGTCGATGGGCGGGCGGATGGCGAGTCTGGTGGCGGATGAGTTGGGGGCTGATGGGTTGGTGTGTCTGGGCTATCCGTTTTATGCGGCTGGGAAGCGGGAGAAACCGCGGGTGGAGCATTTGGCTTTGTTGCGCACGCGGACGTTGATTGTGCAGGGGGAGCGGGATGCTCTGGGTAATCGTGAAGCTGTCGAGGCTTACACCTTGTCACCGAGTATTGAGGTGATGTGGCTGGCGGCGGGGGATCATGATTTGAAGCCGCTCAAGGCTTCTGGCTTTACGCATTCCGATCATTTGGCGGGTGCTGCGCAGAAGGTGGCTGAATTTCTCCGTGACTGA
- the ccoN gene encoding cytochrome-c oxidase, cbb3-type subunit I, which yields MNTSISTAYNYKVVRQFAIMTVVWGIVGMGLGVFLAAQLVWPELNFNLPWTSFGRLRPLHTNAVIFAFGGCALFASSFYSVQRTCQTQLFAPQIAAFCFWGWQLVILLAAISLPLGYTSSKEYAELEWPIDILITIVWVAYAIVFFGTIMQRKTKHIYVGNWFFGAFIITVAILHIVNNLELPVSFTKSYSVYAGATDAMVQWWYGHNAVGFFLTAGFLGMMYYFVPKQAERPVYSYRLSIVHFWALITLYIWAGPHHLHYTALPDWAQSLGMVMSLILLAPSWGGMINGMMTLSGAWHKLRSDPILRFLVVSLAFYGMSTFEGPMMAIKTVNALSHYTDWTIGHVHAGALGWVAMISIGALYHMIPKIFGKTQMHSVGLINAHFWLATIGTVLYIASMWVNGIAQGLMWRAVNEDGTLTYSFVETLVASHPGFVVRLIGGAIFLSGMLLMAYNTWRTVRASQPAEVVAAAQMA from the coding sequence ATGAACACTTCTATCAGTACCGCCTACAACTACAAGGTGGTCCGCCAATTCGCCATTATGACGGTGGTGTGGGGCATCGTCGGCATGGGCCTCGGGGTTTTTCTCGCGGCGCAATTGGTCTGGCCGGAACTCAACTTCAATCTGCCCTGGACCAGTTTCGGCCGTCTGCGCCCGCTGCACACCAACGCTGTGATCTTCGCCTTCGGTGGCTGCGCGCTGTTCGCCAGCTCTTTCTACTCGGTGCAACGCACCTGCCAAACGCAATTGTTCGCGCCGCAAATCGCCGCGTTCTGCTTCTGGGGCTGGCAACTGGTGATCCTGCTGGCGGCGATCAGCCTGCCGCTGGGTTACACCAGTTCCAAGGAATACGCCGAGCTGGAATGGCCGATCGACATCCTCATCACCATCGTCTGGGTCGCCTACGCCATTGTGTTCTTCGGCACGATCATGCAGCGCAAGACCAAACACATCTATGTCGGCAATTGGTTCTTCGGCGCGTTCATCATTACCGTGGCGATTCTGCACATCGTCAACAATCTTGAGTTGCCGGTGAGTTTCACCAAGTCCTATTCGGTTTACGCCGGTGCCACCGACGCGATGGTGCAATGGTGGTACGGCCACAACGCTGTGGGCTTTTTCCTCACCGCCGGCTTCCTCGGCATGATGTATTACTTCGTGCCGAAACAGGCCGAGCGTCCGGTGTACTCGTATCGCCTGTCGATCGTGCACTTCTGGGCCTTGATCACCCTGTACATCTGGGCCGGCCCGCACCACTTGCACTACACCGCGCTGCCGGACTGGGCACAGTCGCTGGGCATGGTGATGTCACTGATTCTGCTGGCACCGAGCTGGGGCGGCATGATCAACGGCATGATGACCCTCTCGGGCGCCTGGCATAAGTTGCGCAGCGATCCGATCCTGCGCTTCCTCGTGGTGTCGCTGGCGTTCTACGGCATGTCGACCTTCGAAGGGCCGATGATGGCGATCAAGACCGTCAACGCCCTCTCCCACTACACCGACTGGACCATCGGCCACGTTCACGCCGGCGCGCTCGGCTGGGTGGCGATGATCTCCATCGGCGCGCTGTACCACATGATCCCGAAAATCTTCGGCAAGACGCAGATGCACAGCGTCGGCCTGATCAACGCGCATTTCTGGCTCGCGACCATCGGCACCGTGCTCTACATCGCCTCGATGTGGGTCAACGGCATCGCCCAGGGCCTAATGTGGCGCGCGGTCAACGAGGACGGCACGCTGACGTATTCCTTCGTCGAAACCCTGGTGGCCAGCCATCCGGGCTTTGTCGTGCGCCTGATCGGTGGGGCGATTTTCCTCAGCGGCATGTTGCTGATGGCTTACAACACCTGGCGCACCGTGCGGGCCTCGCAGCCTGCTGAAGTCGTCGCTGCCGCGCAGATGGCCTGA
- the ccoO gene encoding cytochrome-c oxidase, cbb3-type subunit II has translation MKHETIEKNVGLLMLLMVFAVSIGGLTQIVPLFFQDVTNKPVEGMKPYTALQLEGRDIYIREGCVGCHSQMIRPFRAETERYGHYSVAGESVWDHPFLWGSKRTGPDLARVGARYSDDWHRAHLYNPRNVVPESKMPAYPWLVTQAVDSSHTETKLKTMRTLGVPYTDDDISGAVASLKGKTEMDALVSYLQVLGTAIKSKR, from the coding sequence ATGAAACACGAAACCATTGAAAAGAACGTCGGCCTGCTGATGCTGCTGATGGTGTTCGCCGTGAGCATCGGCGGCCTGACCCAGATCGTCCCGCTGTTCTTCCAGGACGTCACCAACAAACCGGTGGAGGGCATGAAGCCCTACACCGCGCTGCAACTGGAAGGCCGCGACATCTATATCCGCGAAGGCTGCGTCGGTTGCCACTCGCAGATGATCCGCCCGTTCCGCGCCGAAACCGAACGCTACGGGCACTATTCGGTGGCCGGCGAAAGCGTCTGGGATCACCCGTTCCTGTGGGGTTCGAAACGTACCGGGCCGGACCTCGCCCGGGTTGGCGCGCGCTACTCGGATGACTGGCACCGCGCGCACTTGTACAACCCGCGCAACGTCGTGCCGGAATCGAAGATGCCGGCTTATCCATGGCTGGTCACCCAGGCCGTCGACAGCAGCCACACCGAAACCAAGCTGAAAACCATGCGCACCCTCGGCGTGCCGTACACCGACGACGACATCAGCGGCGCGGTCGCCAGCCTCAAGGGCAAGACCGAAATGGACGCCCTCGTTTCCTATCTGCAAGTGCTCGGCACTGCGATCAAGAGCAAGAGGTGA
- a CDS encoding cbb3-type cytochrome oxidase subunit 3, with protein MIFEMSAGLIRGLGTVVVFVAFVGLTLWVFNRKRTPEFAEARLLPFADEPQPDTTQAPETRSTRP; from the coding sequence ATGATCTTTGAGATGAGTGCAGGCCTGATCCGCGGCCTCGGCACGGTCGTGGTGTTCGTCGCCTTCGTTGGTTTGACGCTTTGGGTGTTCAACCGCAAGCGCACCCCGGAGTTTGCCGAAGCACGTCTGCTGCCGTTCGCCGATGAACCGCAACCTGACACTACCCAAGCACCTGAAACAAGGAGTACCCGGCCATGA